A single genomic interval of Nodosilinea sp. PGN35 harbors:
- a CDS encoding ABC transporter ATP-binding protein, translated as MSEYRVKRVSPPKKRAAWRNLGESLGMYRYGQRAIQLVWQTDWRLTVALGLLTLVAGLLPAAIAYVGKLIVDAVVVAAQSGLAADRQMALLYLGLEAGLVAGLAGARQGLGLCQSLLRVLLGQRVNVMILEKAQTLPLTYFEDSEFYDKLTQARREASQRPLSMVTRTFGIVQDGLSLVTFGGLLLQFSGWAVALLAVATLPAFIAETQFAGEAFRLFKWRSPETRQQVYLEALLAREDFAKEVKLFGLGPLLLARYQDIFQRLYAEDRSLTVRRSGWSYGLGLLSTASFYLAYCWIVLEAIAGRISLGELTMYLTVFRQGQTTFASSLTAIGGMYEDGLYLANLYEFLEQPVPAETGTAVRGLDPGDGLRFEEVSFTYPGSERLALEGVSFHLKPGQKLAIVGENGSGKTTLIKLLTRLYSPSAGRILLDGRDLQEWDSGVLQRRIGVIFQDFVRYQFKVGENIGVGDVTDFADAQRWQTAAAKGTATEFIESLPEGYNTQLGKWFFGGQELSGGQWQKIALSRAFMRTEADILVLDEPTSAMDAEAETRLFEQFREATQNQMAILISHRFSTVRRADQIVVLANGRLIEQGSHEELLRQEGRYARLFAMQAAGYL; from the coding sequence ATGAGTGAATACCGGGTAAAACGGGTTTCGCCCCCCAAAAAAAGGGCGGCATGGCGCAATTTGGGCGAATCGCTGGGGATGTATCGCTACGGGCAGCGGGCGATTCAGCTGGTGTGGCAGACCGACTGGCGGCTGACGGTGGCCCTGGGGCTGCTGACACTGGTGGCAGGGTTATTGCCGGCGGCGATCGCCTACGTGGGCAAGCTAATCGTGGATGCGGTGGTGGTGGCGGCCCAGTCGGGGCTGGCGGCAGATCGGCAGATGGCGCTGCTGTACCTGGGGCTGGAGGCGGGGCTGGTGGCGGGGTTAGCGGGGGCGCGCCAGGGGTTGGGGCTGTGCCAGTCGCTGCTGCGGGTGCTGCTGGGCCAGCGGGTCAACGTGATGATTTTAGAAAAAGCCCAAACCCTGCCCCTGACCTACTTCGAAGATTCTGAGTTCTACGACAAGCTCACCCAGGCGCGGCGGGAGGCCTCCCAACGGCCCCTGAGTATGGTGACGCGCACCTTTGGCATTGTGCAGGATGGGCTGTCGCTGGTCACCTTTGGCGGGCTGCTGCTGCAATTTTCGGGCTGGGCGGTGGCGCTGCTGGCCGTGGCCACCCTGCCCGCCTTCATCGCCGAGACCCAGTTTGCCGGAGAGGCCTTTCGCCTGTTTAAGTGGCGATCGCCCGAAACCCGGCAGCAGGTCTACCTGGAGGCGCTGCTGGCCCGCGAAGATTTTGCCAAAGAAGTCAAGCTGTTTGGTCTGGGGCCGCTGCTGCTGGCCCGCTACCAGGATATCTTTCAGCGGCTGTACGCCGAAGACCGCAGCCTGACCGTGCGCCGCAGCGGCTGGAGCTACGGCCTGGGGCTCTTGAGTACGGCGTCGTTTTATCTGGCCTACTGCTGGATTGTGCTGGAGGCGATCGCGGGCCGCATTTCCCTGGGCGAACTGACCATGTACCTGACGGTGTTTCGCCAGGGGCAGACCACCTTCGCCAGTTCCCTGACGGCGATCGGCGGCATGTACGAAGACGGGCTGTACCTGGCCAACCTCTACGAGTTTCTGGAGCAGCCGGTGCCCGCCGAGACGGGGACGGCGGTGCGCGGCCTCGACCCCGGCGACGGGCTCAGGTTTGAGGAGGTGTCGTTTACCTACCCGGGCAGCGAGCGGCTGGCGCTGGAGGGGGTTTCCTTTCACCTCAAGCCGGGGCAAAAGCTGGCGATTGTGGGGGAAAATGGCTCTGGCAAAACGACGCTGATCAAGCTGCTCACCCGGCTCTACAGCCCCAGCGCGGGCCGCATTCTGCTGGACGGGCGCGACCTGCAAGAGTGGGACAGCGGGGTGCTCCAGCGGCGCATCGGCGTGATCTTTCAGGACTTTGTGCGCTACCAGTTCAAGGTGGGGGAAAACATCGGCGTTGGCGATGTCACCGACTTTGCCGATGCCCAGCGCTGGCAGACCGCCGCTGCCAAGGGCACCGCCACCGAGTTTATCGAGTCGCTGCCGGAGGGCTACAACACCCAGCTGGGCAAGTGGTTCTTTGGCGGACAGGAGCTTTCGGGCGGCCAGTGGCAAAAGATCGCCCTCTCCCGCGCCTTCATGCGTACCGAGGCCGACATTCTGGTGCTCGATGAGCCCACCTCCGCCATGGATGCCGAGGCCGAAACTCGCCTGTTTGAGCAGTTCCGCGAAGCCACCCAAAACCAGATGGCGATTCTGATTTCCCACCGCTTTTCGACGGTGCGGCGGGCTGACCAGATCGTCGTGCTGGCCAACGGCAGGCTGATCGAGCAGGGCAGCCACGAGGAGCTGCTGCGCCAGGAGGGCCGCTACGCTCGGCTTTTTGCAATGCAGGCGGCGGGGTATTTGTAG
- a CDS encoding glycosyltransferase family 2 protein, which yields MFSIFILTHNEERDIAACIESALLSDDVIVVDSCSSDRTRAIATQYPVRFIEHPFASHGQQRTWMLEQVPYRHDWAYILEADERMTPELFAECLAVISQQDRDTVGYYVAERVMFMGHWIRRSTQFPRYQLRLLRRGRVWFDDYGHTEREIVDGPTGFLRETYPHYTCSKGLSRWIEKHNRYSTDEAAETLRQLQSGSVDWQAMFWGNSEVERRRALKDLSLRLPMRPLTRWLYMMFILGGWRDGRAGLAWCTLQAFYEYLIVLKVRELNHPEYLTGVQPEKASTAPTNSLSIEGHGSVSSSVATPPLQ from the coding sequence ATGTTCTCAATTTTTATCCTGACCCACAACGAAGAGCGGGACATTGCCGCCTGCATTGAGTCGGCCCTGCTGTCTGACGATGTGATTGTGGTGGATTCGTGCAGCAGCGATCGCACCCGAGCGATCGCCACCCAGTACCCCGTGCGCTTCATTGAGCATCCCTTTGCCAGCCATGGCCAGCAGCGCACCTGGATGCTGGAGCAGGTGCCCTACCGCCACGACTGGGCCTACATTCTCGAAGCCGACGAGCGCATGACGCCGGAGCTGTTTGCCGAATGCCTGGCGGTGATATCTCAGCAGGACAGGGATACCGTGGGCTACTACGTGGCCGAGCGGGTCATGTTCATGGGCCATTGGATTCGCCGCAGCACCCAGTTTCCGCGCTACCAGCTGAGGCTACTGCGGCGGGGCCGAGTCTGGTTTGACGACTACGGCCACACCGAGCGCGAGATTGTCGATGGCCCCACCGGCTTTTTGCGGGAGACCTATCCCCACTACACCTGTAGCAAGGGCCTCAGCCGCTGGATTGAGAAGCACAACCGCTACTCCACCGACGAGGCCGCCGAAACCCTGCGGCAGTTGCAGAGCGGGAGCGTGGACTGGCAAGCCATGTTTTGGGGCAACTCTGAAGTCGAGCGCCGCCGCGCCCTCAAAGATCTCTCGCTGCGGCTGCCGATGCGCCCTCTGACCCGGTGGCTCTACATGATGTTTATTCTGGGTGGCTGGCGCGATGGCCGGGCCGGGCTGGCCTGGTGCACTCTCCAAGCCTTCTATGAGTATTTAATTGTGCTGAAGGTGCGCGAACTCAACCACCCCGAGTACCTGACCGGCGTACAGCCTGAAAAGGCAAGCACTGCGCCAACCAATTCCCTATCTATAGAAGGGCACGGCTCAGTTTCATCGAGTGTCGCCACTCCGCCACTGCAATAA
- a CDS encoding CsbD family protein, whose protein sequence is MSIEDRVKATAQNIEGKVQAAAAEITGDTRGKAEGEAKQAQAQATHAKEDVKDALKDAID, encoded by the coding sequence ATGTCCATTGAAGATCGCGTTAAGGCCACTGCCCAAAATATCGAAGGCAAAGTGCAGGCCGCTGCGGCTGAGATTACTGGCGACACCAGGGGCAAGGCTGAGGGCGAGGCCAAGCAGGCCCAGGCCCAGGCTACCCACGCCAAAGAAGATGTCAAAGACGCTCTGAAAGATGCTATTGACTAG
- a CDS encoding ATP-dependent Clp protease proteolytic subunit: MSLEIKAVQAPYGDATYRTPPPDLPSLLLKERIVYLGLPLFSGDDIKQQVGIDVTELIIAQLLFLQFDDPDKPIFFYINSTGTSWYDGNMIGYDTEAFAICDTMNYIKPPVHTICIGQAMGSAAVILSAGTKGYRASLPHARIVLNQPRSGAQGQATDIEIRAKEVLDNKRSMMSILAKSTGKSLEQVMRDSDRMFYMNPEEAKEYGIIDRVLSSRKELPVPAGAGI, from the coding sequence ATGAGTTTAGAGATTAAAGCCGTGCAGGCACCGTATGGCGATGCGACGTATCGTACGCCGCCCCCAGATTTGCCCTCTTTGCTGCTCAAGGAGCGAATTGTGTATCTGGGGTTGCCCCTGTTCTCGGGGGATGACATCAAACAGCAGGTGGGCATTGACGTCACCGAGCTGATCATTGCTCAGCTGCTGTTCTTGCAGTTTGACGACCCCGATAAGCCCATTTTCTTCTATATCAATTCCACCGGCACCTCCTGGTACGACGGCAACATGATCGGCTACGACACCGAAGCCTTTGCCATCTGCGACACCATGAACTACATCAAGCCCCCGGTGCACACTATCTGCATTGGTCAGGCCATGGGGTCGGCGGCGGTGATCTTGTCGGCGGGCACCAAGGGCTACCGGGCTAGCTTGCCCCACGCCCGCATTGTGCTCAACCAGCCCCGCAGCGGTGCCCAGGGGCAGGCCACCGACATCGAAATTCGGGCTAAAGAAGTGCTCGACAACAAGCGCTCGATGATGAGCATTCTGGCTAAGAGCACCGGCAAAAGCCTGGAACAGGTGATGCGCGACTCCGACCGCATGTTCTACATGAACCCTGAAGAGGCAAAGGAGTACGGCATCATCGACCGGGTGCTGTCGAGCCGCAAAGAGCTGCCGGTACCTGCCGGTGCCGGAATTTAG
- a CDS encoding ATP-dependent Clp protease proteolytic subunit, which translates to MPIGTPKVPYRLPGSQYSQWVDIYTRLNQERIIFLGQEVTDSLANSIVAAMLYLDSDDNTKPIYLYINSPGGSVTAGMAIYDTMQYIKSDVVTICLGLAASMGAFLLAAGSKGKRVALPHSRIMIHQPMGGTGRQRLQASDIAIEAKEILRVRQELNEMMARHTGRSIEQIQKDTDRDYFMSAEEAVAYGLIDRVIEDRTQELASSVPATV; encoded by the coding sequence ATGCCCATCGGCACTCCTAAGGTTCCCTATCGTTTGCCCGGTAGCCAGTACTCCCAGTGGGTCGATATCTACACCCGACTGAACCAGGAGCGCATTATTTTCCTGGGCCAAGAGGTGACTGACAGTCTGGCAAACTCCATTGTGGCCGCCATGCTGTACCTCGATTCGGACGACAATACCAAGCCCATCTACCTCTACATCAACTCCCCCGGCGGGTCGGTGACCGCAGGAATGGCTATCTACGACACCATGCAGTACATCAAGTCTGACGTGGTCACCATCTGCCTGGGGCTGGCCGCTTCCATGGGGGCGTTTTTGCTGGCCGCAGGCAGCAAGGGTAAGCGAGTCGCCCTGCCCCACTCGCGGATCATGATCCACCAGCCCATGGGGGGCACTGGACGACAGCGACTCCAGGCCAGCGACATCGCCATCGAAGCCAAGGAAATTCTGCGGGTTCGCCAAGAACTCAACGAAATGATGGCCCGCCACACCGGTCGCTCCATTGAGCAAATTCAAAAAGATACCGATCGCGACTACTTTATGTCGGCAGAAGAGGCCGTGGCCTACGGCCTGATCGATCGGGTAATCGAAGACCGCACCCAGGAGTTGGCCTCCTCCGTGCCCGCTACGGTGTAA
- a CDS encoding DnaJ domain-containing protein has protein sequence MALAHYYRILGLRTGASFGDVKLAYRNLARLYHPDVNPGDQLAKEKFIQVTQAYQALVNSLPPEALKTPPAARAPQAATPPASPPLSHPQTVSPPPAETLELTISPTPGGSAADQQLKVNSFKQLRELFRGQRFPRAVALVEGLVQRFPEDSEISQWHAITYYRWGHELLNTGNYQKAEACLKKARRVDPQNRSLRQALHRDFQRLEQLRQRPMAQAQ, from the coding sequence ATGGCGCTGGCGCACTACTACCGCATACTAGGGCTTCGCACCGGGGCCAGCTTTGGCGATGTCAAGTTGGCCTACCGCAACTTGGCCCGGCTGTACCATCCGGATGTCAATCCCGGTGACCAGCTGGCCAAGGAAAAATTTATTCAGGTTACCCAGGCTTACCAGGCTCTGGTCAATTCGCTGCCCCCCGAGGCTCTAAAAACGCCGCCCGCCGCCCGCGCCCCCCAGGCGGCGACGCCCCCGGCCTCGCCGCCGCTGTCCCACCCCCAGACCGTCTCTCCTCCCCCCGCCGAAACCCTGGAGCTGACCATTAGCCCTACCCCAGGCGGCTCGGCGGCGGATCAGCAGCTCAAGGTAAACAGCTTCAAACAGCTGCGGGAGTTGTTTCGGGGGCAGCGCTTTCCCCGCGCTGTTGCCCTGGTGGAGGGGCTGGTGCAGCGCTTTCCAGAAGATTCTGAAATCAGTCAGTGGCACGCCATTACCTACTATCGTTGGGGGCATGAGCTGCTCAACACCGGCAACTACCAAAAGGCCGAAGCCTGCCTGAAAAAGGCCCGCCGCGTCGATCCCCAAAACCGCTCCCTACGTCAGGCGCTGCACCGCGACTTCCAGCGCCTGGAGCAGCTGCGCCAGCGGCCCATGGCCCAGGCCCAGTGA